The window CCGCTCGGCACGCCTTCCTGTTTCAACATCGCCAGCGCTGCGAGCTTTTCCGCCGCGCGCTTGCTGCCGCCGACGCCCTCGGCCGGCGTCAACCCGGGTAATTCGACCGACACGCGAAATTGCGGATCATGGTGCGGGCCGGTGCGTTCGATCTCGCGATAGACCGGCGTCGGCAAGCCCTGCCCCTGCGCCCATTCCTGTAGCACCGTCTTGGCGTCGCGCAACGGTCGCACCGGTTTGCGCATGCGCTCGGTCCAGTTGGACTCGACGAAGTGCGCAGCAGCCGCGTAGCCCCCATCGAGGAACACCGCGCCGATCACCGCCTCGCAGATGTCGCCAATCACCGACTTGCGCAGCCGCTCGCCGACGCCGGGGCCGACGGTGCCGAGCTTGATCGCTTCATGCAGCCCCAGCGTCTTGGCTACGTCGGCGCAGGCTTCCTTGCGCACCAGATCGGCCAGCCGCTTCGATAGCTCGCCTTCGTCGGCTTTCGGAAAGGCGCGATACAGCATGTCGGAGACGATCAGCCCCAGCACGTGATCGCCCAGGAATTCCAGCCGCTGATAGCTCTCGGTCCGATTGCGCGACGACTTCAGCGCGGAGACGTGGGTAAACGCCGTGGCCAGCAGCGTGGGGTCGGCGAACGTGTGGCCGATGCGCTGCTCGATGGCCTTCGCCGCTGCCTTGGCGCTGACGCGCCGGCGCGGCTTCTTGGCCGGCGCCGCCTGCTGCTCAGCCGCGACCGTGCCAGCGTTGTCGTCAGCGTTAGACGGATGCGGAATGAGAGGCGTGTCGTCGCTCATCGCACAATGGAGAAGATGCGATTCCAGCGCACCGCAACCGGCCAGCGCCAGATCTGCCACGCTTGCTCGCCTTCTGCGATCGAGAAGAAGATCATCTGGGCCCGACCGACGACGTTCTCCAGCGGCACATAGCCCACCTGCGACAGCACGCGGCTGTCGGTGGAGTTATCGCGGTTGTCGCCCATCATGAAGAAGTGGCCGGGCGGCACGGTATAAACGGTGGTGTTGTCGTAGAAACCGTTGTCGACGCAATCGAGCGTCTCATAAGACACGCCGTTGGGCAGCGTTTCCTTCCAGCGCTTGACGCGCGCGGTCGCATCCGAGCCGCAGGGATCCTCGCCGACGAAATCCGACAGCCGCTCGCGCGGCACCGGCTTCTCGTTGATGTAGAGTTGCCCCTCCTTGACCTGGATGCGGTCGCCCGGAAGCCCGATCACGCGCTTGATGTAATCGGTGGTGTCGTCCTTCGGCAGCCGGAACACGACGATGTCGCCGCGCGAGGGTTCGGAGCCGAAAATCCGGCCGGAGAACAAAGGCGGCGACAGCGGGATCGAATAGTGGCTGTAGCCGTAGGAATATTTCGAGACGAACAGATAGTCGCCGACCAGCAGCGTCGCCTTCATCGAACCCGATGGGATGTTGAACGGCTGAAACAGGAAGGTTCGGATGACCAGCGCGATAATGAGCGCATGAATGACGACACGGACGGTTTCACCAACG is drawn from Bradyrhizobium prioriisuperbiae and contains these coding sequences:
- the lepB gene encoding signal peptidase I — protein: MSVTSGTKTEGGVGETVRVVIHALIIALVIRTFLFQPFNIPSGSMKATLLVGDYLFVSKYSYGYSHYSIPLSPPLFSGRIFGSEPSRGDIVVFRLPKDDTTDYIKRVIGLPGDRIQVKEGQLYINEKPVPRERLSDFVGEDPCGSDATARVKRWKETLPNGVSYETLDCVDNGFYDNTTVYTVPPGHFFMMGDNRDNSTDSRVLSQVGYVPLENVVGRAQMIFFSIAEGEQAWQIWRWPVAVRWNRIFSIVR
- the rnc gene encoding ribonuclease III, whose amino-acid sequence is MSDDTPLIPHPSNADDNAGTVAAEQQAAPAKKPRRRVSAKAAAKAIEQRIGHTFADPTLLATAFTHVSALKSSRNRTESYQRLEFLGDHVLGLIVSDMLYRAFPKADEGELSKRLADLVRKEACADVAKTLGLHEAIKLGTVGPGVGERLRKSVIGDICEAVIGAVFLDGGYAAAAHFVESNWTERMRKPVRPLRDAKTVLQEWAQGQGLPTPVYREIERTGPHHDPQFRVSVELPGLTPAEGVGGSKRAAEKLAALAMLKQEGVPSGNNDG